Proteins encoded together in one Lathyrus oleraceus cultivar Zhongwan6 chromosome 5, CAAS_Psat_ZW6_1.0, whole genome shotgun sequence window:
- the LOC127082106 gene encoding protein FAR1-RELATED SEQUENCE 5, which translates to MQNIHEDSTILSSDDMLESVVGIDPLNSILPTEPPLEPYEGMEFASIEETRIYYIRYAKNTSFSFRMGRVIKSRTNGMIIGREFLCSKEGFQAKKYVKEESNSIIVHDETRVGCKAMLYLKKNGEIWIVLRFALSVLCTESGGVDNVRFSPQDVINYLTEKRQKKLENGDAQMMLSYFKSCQLKNPAFFYAFQMDAEGRLANCFWVDSRSKMAYKYFGDVVTFDLTHLTNKYKMPFVPFTGVNHHQQSILFGCALLWDETIESFFLLLSTWLEAISGISSKTIITDQDVAISNVVAKVFLKVNHHYYMWHIEKNVPEYLNRVYHEHGEFKNQFYKCIHQSTTVEEFDSDWEAMIDKYGLQDNQWLNKTFSIREKWIPAYVRHNFCAGMSTTQRSESMNKYFKDFLNSSTSLSQFVTQYEKALDARYNKEREKTFKTRNSKSLLRTLYPMEEETSKIYTRKMFRIFQDVNIALHDPPLIATKGRPQTLRMKSSLEMVRKGSSTCSYCMKKGHTKPKCPNLNQTR; encoded by the exons ATGCAAAACATACATGAAGATTCAACCATACTTAGCTCTGATGACATGCTTGAAAGTGTTGTTGGTATTGATCCTCTCAATAGCATACTACCAACAGAGCCTCCCTTAGAGCCATACGAAGGAATGGAGTTTGCATCAATTGAAGAGACGAGAATTTACTACATAAGGTATGCTAAGAATACAAGTTTTAGTTTTCGTATGGGTCGTGTTATTAAATCAAGAACAAATGGTATGATAATAGGTCGAGAATTTCTCTGTTCAAAGGAGGGATTTCAGGCAAAAAAATATGTGAAAGAAGAAAGTAATAGTATTATCGTACACGATGAAACAAGGGTAGGATGCAAGGCAATGTTGTATTTAAAGAAAAATGGAGAAATATGGATTGTTTTAAGATTT GCCCTATCTGTCTTATGTACTGAAAGTGGTGGTGTTGATAATGTTAGATTTAGTCCACAAGATGTTATCAATTACTTAACTGAAAAGAGACAAAAAAAGTTAGAAAATGGAGATGCTCAAATGATGTTATCATATTTTAAAAGTTGTCAATTGAAGAATCCTGCATTTTTCTATGCATTTCAAATGGACGCTGAAGGAAGATTAGCAAATTGTTTTTGGGTTGATTCAAGGTCCAAAATGGCATATAAATACTTTGGTGATGTTGTTACTTTTGATCTGACGCATTTGACAAATAAATATAAAATGCCTTTTGTTCCATTCACAGGAGTTAATCATCATCAACAATCCATTCTTTTTGGTTGTGCTCTATTATGGGATGAAACTATAGAGAGTTTTTTTTTGTTGCTAAGTACTTGGTTAGAAGCAATCAGTGGAATTTCTTCTAAAACTATCATCACCGATCAAGATGTTGCTATTAGTAATGTAGTTGCAAAGGTATTTCTAAAGGTTAATCATCATTATTACATGTGGCATATTGAGAAAAATGTTCCTGAATACTTGAATCGTGTCTATCATGAACATGGTgaatttaaaaatcaattttacAAGTGCATCCACCAATCTACCACTGTTGAAGAATTTGATTCTGATTGGGAAGCAATGATTGATAAATATGGATTACAAGATAATCAATGGCTAAACAAGACATTCTCCATTCGAGAAAAATGGATTCCTGCTTATGTACGTCACAATTTTTGTGCAGGAATGTCTACCACTCAAAGGAGTGAAAGTATGAATAAATATTTTAAGGATTTTTTGAATTCAAGTACTTCATTAAGCCAATTTGTGACACAATATGAAAAAGCTCTTGATGCACGTTACAACAAGGAAAGAGAGAAGACTTTCAAAACAAGAAATTCAAAGTCACTTTTACGAACTTTATATCCCATGGAAGAAGAAACTTCAAAAATTTATACAAGAAAAATGTTTAGAATATTTCAAGATGTTAACATAGCTTTGCATGACCCTCCACTTATAGCAACTAAAGGACGTCCGCAGACTTTGCGAATGAAAAGTAGTTTGGAGATGGTCAGAAAAGGTTCCTCTACTTGTAGTTATTGCATGAAAAAGGGTCATACTAAGCCTAAATGTCCAAATTTAAATCAAACAAG gtga